One window of Syngnathus acus chromosome 16, fSynAcu1.2, whole genome shotgun sequence genomic DNA carries:
- the LOC119136051 gene encoding titin-like isoform X5, with protein MQPAQEEPKEEAAIKEEPEDEKEEEAEVDEKEAKADEEPKEEKPAKEKKTEKKGDDAKGSKRQKTIHCKVTLLDDTQYECELDKHAKGQELISKVCENLNLLEKDYFGLAHWETPTSKTWLEPAKEIRKQVPGAVYNFTFNIKFYPPDPAQLTEDLTRYYLCLQLRKDIMTGVLPCSFVTLSLLGSYTAQSELGEYDPELHGAEYVKDLSLAPGQSKELEAKVMELHRTYRSMSPAQADMLFLENAKKLSMYGVDLHQAKDLDGVDITLGVCSGGLMVYKDKLRINRFPWPKVLKISYKRSSFFIKIRPSEQEQYESTIGFKLPNYKASKKLWKVCVEHHTFFRATTTEPLSSRRFPVLGSKFRYSGRTQAQTRQASSMIDRPAPRFTRSASKRLSRNLDGDKSLWSITASTRCEVDDWSSMLVSENPYPSLEFLAKGESEGTFSQSWNIQAGSRPWWDLSSDAELRTRKEDEWSTLVDRDPPFPFSPSFDFVERPAKLSLASMSSIDRLSQQAQERHHDWFLYFDPIPSRSLYKHVDKPQPQLLDEETMSEEEELTEEEVIERLEEMMIMVEKLEEMEDVERRLKKVKDLEERLQEVDVMSDKIQEVIEEELGEQEVALLKDEELQKESKAITRTVLKNSVMTVMNPNEGDVKDELEEQIKEVFLKGLLDDDDDAKNSIDGHVFEYSLREKVRQIEEEWKDLVEDKASSQVAYQTEVRTKTVSFEDQTSQRLDAVENTLLKIISEKTGETGVKIEILVERAEEEVTEDKNGSSRDKEKDIWSVLFDRPPYTPVIKPSVTSVKDVTSEEGEFFTSKSVITADKKVLLEEQPLEDIPSPRTILEREDDWFVLLDAVRRFVKAVTLKEPDQTEAESLVSMVEKDEEIREVQIEEAEISEEAPTYRREIQQQSVKERDDDWFVLLDVVSKENPFVAPVAVDVSTKEDVTVDMRYEPVDVVVIEETKLNEDLSVNEVTKMSRGGREIDDDWFLPLDVVSKEPQFVPPATWIHTHSENRISAVIEKRMEVVVEETSKKMYPEVKIFPSVIKRDDDWFLLLDVVPKKTTFIPPVARPMEAKISPDVGPVIEIKDIEMKPVPVSLDQMSPSQIQPEKDDDWFAVFDAVREPAVVFLPDTSVEITPATRKPFEAEVLTTVTRTWDTVIIGENSRFDETPSSETRPLVPTSAQKEDDWFQLFQKQTILEKTAPVPSVAMVKNVKVATVAKEIKQKARVEETRPVVKLVEIKPQPREMDDDWFVFLNAVKVPAAEPIRKYPTVAPSEAFTVKENKSLPRFTVVEQKWMKEQPLQTGRKMDDDWFTLLEVAPKKTVPERLRYPAAVPGKRTSESKTRISIVERPQFEKQIRQERRPLKYTHVHDDWFVLLDVSRRKPVPTTQRSTRPVSAPVFSQAALAEAGIPMAPFDQPQTSTPIRTAIKEERKLEVTLEVVEPSKIEDKSAVWTDQRNDSSLTLSINGDIQSEVTSGELVQLRKRRDKKIEGGSIYMRHSLLMLEEFDKPQEDLLRHHASISELKRNFMESLPESRPSEWEKRLSTHSPLRTLGVNGQPGADGGAVDGTEEDKESTLSISQTSETISGTSVTTTTTHISKIVKSGSSETRVEKRIVITADSDVDQDKGKDGGASAL; from the exons ATGCAG CCAGCTCAGGAGGAACCCAAGGAAGAAGCCGCAATCAAGGAGGAGCCCGAGGacgagaaagaagaagaagcagaagtGGACGAGAAAGAAGCAAAGGCAGATGAAGAGCCCAAGGAGGAAAAGcctgcaaaagaaaagaagacgGAGAAGAAGGGTGACGATGCCAAAGGCTCCAAACGACAGAAAACCATTCATTGCAAAGTCACGTTGTTGGATGACACTCAGTACGAGTGTGAGCTCGAT AAACACGCTAAAGGACAGGAGCTCATCAGTAAAGTGTGCGAGAACCTCAATCTGCTGGAGAAGGATTACTTTGGCCTTGCTCACTGGGAAACACCAACCAGCAAg ACATGGCTGGAACCCGCCAAGGAAATCCGCAAACAGGTGCCAGGTGCTGTCTACAACTTTACTTTCAACATAAAGTTCTATCCACCTGACCCGGCACAACTTACCGAAGACCTCACAAG GTACTATTTGTGTCTCCAGCTGAGGAAGGACATCATGACTGGGGTTCTTCCATGCTCCTTTGTCACCTTGTCCTTGCTGGGATCTTACACAGCACAGTCAGAGCTGGGTGAATATGACCCGGAACTCCACGGAGCTGAGTATGTTAAAGATCTTAGTCTGGCTCCTGGACAGAGCAAAGAGTTGGAGGCAAAGGTGATGGAGTTGCATCGTACATATAG GTCAATGAGTCCAGCCCAAGCTGATATGCTGTTCCTGGAAAATGCCAAGAAACTTTCAATGTATGGTGTGGACCTTCATCAAGCCAAG GATCTCGATGGTGTCGACATTACACTTGGAGTTTGCTCCGGTGGTCTGATGGTTTATAAGGACAAGCTGAGAATCAACCGTTTCCCTTGGCCAAAAGTTCTCAAGATCTCTTACAAACGCAGCAGCTTCTTTATTAAAATCCGGCCGtctgag CAAGAACAGTACGAAAGCACAATCGGCTTCAAGTTACCAAACTACAAAGCTTCGAAGAAGTTATGGAAAGTTTGCGTTGAACATCACACCTTCTTCAG ggcaaCAACAACCGAGCCTCTCTCATCGCGTCGTTTCCCCGTCCTGGGCTCCAAGTTCAGGTACAGCGGACGCACCCAGGCCCAAACCCGGCAAGCCAGCTCCATGATCGACCGCCCCGCCCCTCGCTTCACACGCTCTGCCAGCAAACGCCTCTCCCGCAATTTAGATGGAG ACAAAAGTCTCTGGAGCATCACGGCATCGACCAGGTGTGAGGTTGATGACTGGTCGTCGATGCTTGTTTCTGAAAACCCCTACCCTTCCCTAGAATTTCTAG CTAAAGGTGAGTCTGAAGGGACGTTTAGTCAGTCCTGGAATATTCAGGCGGGCAGTCGGCCGTGGTGGGATCTCTCTTCCGATGCAGAGCTCCGGACGAGAAAAGAAGATGAATGGTCTACCTTGGTGGACCGAGATCCTCCTTTCCCATTTTCTCCATCTTTCGATTTTGTAGAAAGGCCAG CTAAGCTCAGCTTGGCATCAATGAGTTCTATTGACAGGCTATCGCAACAAGCACAGGAACGACATCATGATTGGTTCCTCTACTTTGATCCAATCCCCAGCCGTTCCTTGTATAAGCATGTCGATAAACCTCAGC CCCAGCTCCTGGATGAGGAGACTATGAGTGAGGAAGAAGAGCTGACAGAGGAGGAAGTCATTGAGAGGCTAGAGGAGATGATGATTATGGTGGAGAAGCTAGAAGAGATGGAAGACGTAGAGAGGAGGCTgaaaaaagttaaagatttAGAAGAGCGACTCCAAGAAGTAGACGTCATGTCTGATAAGATCCAAGAAGTGATTGAAGAAGAATTAGGCGAACAAGAAGTCGCCTTACTAAAGGATGAGGAACTACAGAAAGAAAGTAAAGCCATAACACGGACTGTGTTGAAAAATTCCGTGATGACCGTGATGAACCCGAATGAGGGCGACGTGAAGGATGAATTAGAGGAGCAAATCAAAGAGGTGTTTTTAAAAGGCCTTTtggacgatgacgacgatgctAAAAATAGCATAGATGGGCATGTGTTTGAATATAGTCTGAGAGAGAAGGTACGTCAGATAGAAGAGGAATGGAAAGATCTGGTGGAGGACAAGGCTTCTTCTCAGGTAGCTTATCAGACAGAGGTCAGGACAAAGACAGTTTCTTTTGAGGATCAGACATCGCAGAGGCTTGATGCGGTGGAAAATACACTTCTGAAGATCATTTCAGAAAAGACTGGTGAGACTGGAGTGAAGATAGAAATATTGGTGGAAAGAGCTGAGGAGGAAGTTACTGAGGACAAAAATGGATCTTCACGAGACAAAGAGAAAGATATTTGGTCCGTGCTTTTTGACCGTCCACCGTACACGCCCGTTATCAAACCGTCAG TTACATCGGTGAAAGACGTTACGTCGGAGGAGGGTGAGTTTTTCACTTCCAAATCAGTGATTACAGCAGATAAAAAGGTCTTACTAGAAGAACAGCCTCTAGAGGACATTCCATCACCACGGACTATTCTAGAAAGAGAAGATGACTGGTTTGTGTTGCTGGATGCTGTCCGCAGATTTGTAAAAGCAG TTACCTTGAAGGAACCAGACCAGACGGAAGCAGAAAGTTTGGTCTCTATGGTTGAAAAGGATGAAGAGATTAGGGAGGTGCAAATTGAAGAGGCAGAGATAAGCGAAGAAGCGCCGACGTATCGTCGAGAAATCCAACAACAGTCGGTGAAGGAACGGGACGATGACTGGTTTGTGTTGCTGGATGTTGTTTCCAAAGAAAACCCTTTTGTAGCACCAG TTGCTGTTGATGTTTCGACTAAAGAAGACGTGACAGTTGATATGAGATACGAACCCGTTGATGTTGTGGTCATCGAAGAGACAAAACTAAACGAGGATTTAAGCGTGAATGAAGTCACAAAGATGTCACGAGGTGGAAGAGAAATAGATGACGATTGGTTTTTACCGCTGGACGTTGTCAGCAAAGAACCGCAATTTGTACCGCCAG cgACGTGGATTCACACTCACTCTGAAAATAGAATTTCTGCTGTGATTGAAAAAAGAATGGAGGTTGTAGTAGAAGAGACTTCTAAGAAAATGTATCCCGAGGTGAAAATATTCCCGTCAGTCATCAAAAGAGATGACGACTGGTTTTTACTGCTGGATGTTGTTCCGAAAAAAACGACTTTTATACCTCCAG ttGCCCGACCAATGGAGGCTAAAATCTCTCCAGATGTCGGACCAGTGATTGAAATAAAAGACATAGAAATGAAACCGGTTCCGGTTTCTTTGGACCAGATGAGCCCATCTCAAATCCAACCAGAGAAAGACGATGACTGGTTTGCGGTATTTGATGCCGTTCGGGAACCAGCAGTTGTATTTCTACCAG ACACCTCTGTTGAAATTACTCCAGCTACAAGGAAGCCCTTTGAGGCTGAGGTGTTAACCACTGTGACTAGAACATGGGACACGGTGATAATTGGTGAGAACAGCAGGTTTGATGAGACACCAAGTTCAGAAACGAGACCGCTTGTACCAACATCAGCTCAAAAAGAAGATGATTGGTTTCAACTGttccaaaaacaaaccatCCTAGAAAAGACAGCTCCTGTACCATCAG TTGCCATGGTTAAGAATGTCAAAGTTGCGACCGTggctaaagaaataaaacaaaaagccagAGTAGAAGAAACGAGGCCGGTGGTGAAGTTAGTTGAAATTAAACCTCAACCGCGAGAGATGGATGATGActggtttgtgtttttaaatgcgGTAAAAGTACCAG CGGCCGAGCCTATCCGAAAGTATCCTACCGTAGCTCCATCTGAAGCTTTTACAGTTAAAGAAAATAAGTCGCTACCGAGATTTACTGTGGTGGAGCAGAAGTGGATGAAAGAGCAACCACTTCAAACAGGGAGAAAGATGGATGATGATTGGTTTACTCTTCTAGAGGTGGCTCCTAAAAAAACAG TCCCCGAACGGCTCAGATACCCGGCAGCAGTTCCAGGGAAGAGAACTTCAGAGAGCAAAACAAGAATTTCTATTGTTGAGCGACCCCAGTTTGAGAAACAGATCCGGCAAGAAAGACGGCCTCTCAAATATACTCATGTCCATGATGATTGGTTTGTTCTACTTGACGTTAGCCGTCGAAAGCCAG tgcCGACCACACAGAGAAGCACCCGTCCCGTCAGCGCTCCAGTCTTCTCCCAAGCTGCTCTGGCCGAGGCCGGAATTCCAATGGCACCCTTTGACCAGCCGCAGACCTCCACTCCGATCAGGACTGCAATCAAAGAGGAGAGGAAGCTCGAGGTCACTTTAGAAGTTGTCGAACCATCAAAAATCGAGGACAAG TCAGCAGTATGGACTGACCAGAGAAATGACTCCTCACTGACACTTTCCATCAATGGGGACATTCAG TCTGAGGTGACGAGCGGAGAATTGGTGCAATTGCGAAAG aGAAGAGATAAGAAAATTGAGGGTGGCTCAATTTATATGAGACATAGCCTTTTAATGTTGGAG GAGTTCGACAAGCCTCAGGAGGACCTGCTCAGGCATCACGCCAGTATCAGCGAGCTGAAGAGGAACTTCATGGAATCTCTGCCGGAATCCAGGCCGAGCGAATGGGAGAAGCGTCTGTCCACGCACTCGCCGTTGCGTACTCTGGGTGTCAACGGTCAGCCCGGTGCAGATGGG
- the LOC119136051 gene encoding titin-like isoform X6: MQPAQEEPKEEAAIKEEPEDEKEEEAEVDEKEAKADEEPKEEKPAKEKKTEKKGDDAKGSKRQKTIHCKVTLLDDTQYECELDKHAKGQELISKVCENLNLLEKDYFGLAHWETPTSKTWLEPAKEIRKQVPGAVYNFTFNIKFYPPDPAQLTEDLTRYYLCLQLRKDIMTGVLPCSFVTLSLLGSYTAQSELGEYDPELHGAEYVKDLSLAPGQSKELEAKVMELHRTYRSMSPAQADMLFLENAKKLSMYGVDLHQAKDLDGVDITLGVCSGGLMVYKDKLRINRFPWPKVLKISYKRSSFFIKIRPSEQEQYESTIGFKLPNYKASKKLWKVCVEHHTFFRATTTEPLSSRRFPVLGSKFRYSGRTQAQTRQASSMIDRPAPRFTRSASKRLSRNLDGDKSLWSITASTRCEVDDWSSMLVSENPYPSLEFLAKGESEGTFSQSWNIQAGSRPWWDLSSDAELRTRKEDEWSTLVDRDPPFPFSPSFDFVERPAKLSLASMSSIDRLSQQAQERHHDWFLYFDPIPSRSLYKHVDKPQPQLLDEETMSEEEELTEEEVIERLEEMMIMVEKLEEMEDVERRLKKVKDLEERLQEVDVMSDKIQEVIEEELGEQEVALLKDEELQKESKAITRTVLKNSVMTVMNPNEGDVKDELEEQIKEVFLKGLLDDDDDAKNSIDGHVFEYSLREKVRQIEEEWKDLVEDKASSQVAYQTEVRTKTVSFEDQTSQRLDAVENTLLKIISEKTGETGVKIEILVERAEEEVTEDKNGSSRDKEKDIWSVLFDRPPYTPVIKPSVTSVKDVTSEEGEFFTSKSVITADKKVLLEEQPLEDIPSPRTILEREDDWFVLLDAVRRFVKAVTLKEPDQTEAESLVSMVEKDEEIREVQIEEAEISEEAPTYRREIQQQSVKERDDDWFVLLDVVSKENPFVAPVAVDVSTKEDVTVDMRYEPVDVVVIEETKLNEDLSVNEVTKMSRGGREIDDDWFLPLDVVSKEPQFVPPATWIHTHSENRISAVIEKRMEVVVEETSKKMYPEVKIFPSVIKRDDDWFLLLDVVPKKTTFIPPVARPMEAKISPDVGPVIEIKDIEMKPVPVSLDQMSPSQIQPEKDDDWFAVFDAVREPAVVFLPDTSVEITPATRKPFEAEVLTTVTRTWDTVIIGENSRFDETPSSETRPLVPTSAQKEDDWFQLFQKQTILEKTAPVPSVAMVKNVKVATVAKEIKQKARVEETRPVVKLVEIKPQPREMDDDWFVFLNAVKVPAAEPIRKYPTVAPSEAFTVKENKSLPRFTVVEQKWMKEQPLQTGRKMDDDWFTLLEVAPKKTVPERLRYPAAVPGKRTSESKTRISIVERPQFEKQIRQERRPLKYTHVHDDWFVLLDVSRRKPVPTTQRSTRPVSAPVFSQAALAEAGIPMAPFDQPQTSTPIRTAIKEERKLEVTLEVVEPSKIEDKSAVWTDQRNDSSLTLSINGDIQSEVTSGELVQLRKRRDKKIEGGSIYMRHSLLMLEEFDKPQEDLLRHHASISELKRNFMESLPESRPSEWEKRLSTHSPLRTLGVNGQPGADGFVTRLPRGPLLNFYSKRS; encoded by the exons ATGCAG CCAGCTCAGGAGGAACCCAAGGAAGAAGCCGCAATCAAGGAGGAGCCCGAGGacgagaaagaagaagaagcagaagtGGACGAGAAAGAAGCAAAGGCAGATGAAGAGCCCAAGGAGGAAAAGcctgcaaaagaaaagaagacgGAGAAGAAGGGTGACGATGCCAAAGGCTCCAAACGACAGAAAACCATTCATTGCAAAGTCACGTTGTTGGATGACACTCAGTACGAGTGTGAGCTCGAT AAACACGCTAAAGGACAGGAGCTCATCAGTAAAGTGTGCGAGAACCTCAATCTGCTGGAGAAGGATTACTTTGGCCTTGCTCACTGGGAAACACCAACCAGCAAg ACATGGCTGGAACCCGCCAAGGAAATCCGCAAACAGGTGCCAGGTGCTGTCTACAACTTTACTTTCAACATAAAGTTCTATCCACCTGACCCGGCACAACTTACCGAAGACCTCACAAG GTACTATTTGTGTCTCCAGCTGAGGAAGGACATCATGACTGGGGTTCTTCCATGCTCCTTTGTCACCTTGTCCTTGCTGGGATCTTACACAGCACAGTCAGAGCTGGGTGAATATGACCCGGAACTCCACGGAGCTGAGTATGTTAAAGATCTTAGTCTGGCTCCTGGACAGAGCAAAGAGTTGGAGGCAAAGGTGATGGAGTTGCATCGTACATATAG GTCAATGAGTCCAGCCCAAGCTGATATGCTGTTCCTGGAAAATGCCAAGAAACTTTCAATGTATGGTGTGGACCTTCATCAAGCCAAG GATCTCGATGGTGTCGACATTACACTTGGAGTTTGCTCCGGTGGTCTGATGGTTTATAAGGACAAGCTGAGAATCAACCGTTTCCCTTGGCCAAAAGTTCTCAAGATCTCTTACAAACGCAGCAGCTTCTTTATTAAAATCCGGCCGtctgag CAAGAACAGTACGAAAGCACAATCGGCTTCAAGTTACCAAACTACAAAGCTTCGAAGAAGTTATGGAAAGTTTGCGTTGAACATCACACCTTCTTCAG ggcaaCAACAACCGAGCCTCTCTCATCGCGTCGTTTCCCCGTCCTGGGCTCCAAGTTCAGGTACAGCGGACGCACCCAGGCCCAAACCCGGCAAGCCAGCTCCATGATCGACCGCCCCGCCCCTCGCTTCACACGCTCTGCCAGCAAACGCCTCTCCCGCAATTTAGATGGAG ACAAAAGTCTCTGGAGCATCACGGCATCGACCAGGTGTGAGGTTGATGACTGGTCGTCGATGCTTGTTTCTGAAAACCCCTACCCTTCCCTAGAATTTCTAG CTAAAGGTGAGTCTGAAGGGACGTTTAGTCAGTCCTGGAATATTCAGGCGGGCAGTCGGCCGTGGTGGGATCTCTCTTCCGATGCAGAGCTCCGGACGAGAAAAGAAGATGAATGGTCTACCTTGGTGGACCGAGATCCTCCTTTCCCATTTTCTCCATCTTTCGATTTTGTAGAAAGGCCAG CTAAGCTCAGCTTGGCATCAATGAGTTCTATTGACAGGCTATCGCAACAAGCACAGGAACGACATCATGATTGGTTCCTCTACTTTGATCCAATCCCCAGCCGTTCCTTGTATAAGCATGTCGATAAACCTCAGC CCCAGCTCCTGGATGAGGAGACTATGAGTGAGGAAGAAGAGCTGACAGAGGAGGAAGTCATTGAGAGGCTAGAGGAGATGATGATTATGGTGGAGAAGCTAGAAGAGATGGAAGACGTAGAGAGGAGGCTgaaaaaagttaaagatttAGAAGAGCGACTCCAAGAAGTAGACGTCATGTCTGATAAGATCCAAGAAGTGATTGAAGAAGAATTAGGCGAACAAGAAGTCGCCTTACTAAAGGATGAGGAACTACAGAAAGAAAGTAAAGCCATAACACGGACTGTGTTGAAAAATTCCGTGATGACCGTGATGAACCCGAATGAGGGCGACGTGAAGGATGAATTAGAGGAGCAAATCAAAGAGGTGTTTTTAAAAGGCCTTTtggacgatgacgacgatgctAAAAATAGCATAGATGGGCATGTGTTTGAATATAGTCTGAGAGAGAAGGTACGTCAGATAGAAGAGGAATGGAAAGATCTGGTGGAGGACAAGGCTTCTTCTCAGGTAGCTTATCAGACAGAGGTCAGGACAAAGACAGTTTCTTTTGAGGATCAGACATCGCAGAGGCTTGATGCGGTGGAAAATACACTTCTGAAGATCATTTCAGAAAAGACTGGTGAGACTGGAGTGAAGATAGAAATATTGGTGGAAAGAGCTGAGGAGGAAGTTACTGAGGACAAAAATGGATCTTCACGAGACAAAGAGAAAGATATTTGGTCCGTGCTTTTTGACCGTCCACCGTACACGCCCGTTATCAAACCGTCAG TTACATCGGTGAAAGACGTTACGTCGGAGGAGGGTGAGTTTTTCACTTCCAAATCAGTGATTACAGCAGATAAAAAGGTCTTACTAGAAGAACAGCCTCTAGAGGACATTCCATCACCACGGACTATTCTAGAAAGAGAAGATGACTGGTTTGTGTTGCTGGATGCTGTCCGCAGATTTGTAAAAGCAG TTACCTTGAAGGAACCAGACCAGACGGAAGCAGAAAGTTTGGTCTCTATGGTTGAAAAGGATGAAGAGATTAGGGAGGTGCAAATTGAAGAGGCAGAGATAAGCGAAGAAGCGCCGACGTATCGTCGAGAAATCCAACAACAGTCGGTGAAGGAACGGGACGATGACTGGTTTGTGTTGCTGGATGTTGTTTCCAAAGAAAACCCTTTTGTAGCACCAG TTGCTGTTGATGTTTCGACTAAAGAAGACGTGACAGTTGATATGAGATACGAACCCGTTGATGTTGTGGTCATCGAAGAGACAAAACTAAACGAGGATTTAAGCGTGAATGAAGTCACAAAGATGTCACGAGGTGGAAGAGAAATAGATGACGATTGGTTTTTACCGCTGGACGTTGTCAGCAAAGAACCGCAATTTGTACCGCCAG cgACGTGGATTCACACTCACTCTGAAAATAGAATTTCTGCTGTGATTGAAAAAAGAATGGAGGTTGTAGTAGAAGAGACTTCTAAGAAAATGTATCCCGAGGTGAAAATATTCCCGTCAGTCATCAAAAGAGATGACGACTGGTTTTTACTGCTGGATGTTGTTCCGAAAAAAACGACTTTTATACCTCCAG ttGCCCGACCAATGGAGGCTAAAATCTCTCCAGATGTCGGACCAGTGATTGAAATAAAAGACATAGAAATGAAACCGGTTCCGGTTTCTTTGGACCAGATGAGCCCATCTCAAATCCAACCAGAGAAAGACGATGACTGGTTTGCGGTATTTGATGCCGTTCGGGAACCAGCAGTTGTATTTCTACCAG ACACCTCTGTTGAAATTACTCCAGCTACAAGGAAGCCCTTTGAGGCTGAGGTGTTAACCACTGTGACTAGAACATGGGACACGGTGATAATTGGTGAGAACAGCAGGTTTGATGAGACACCAAGTTCAGAAACGAGACCGCTTGTACCAACATCAGCTCAAAAAGAAGATGATTGGTTTCAACTGttccaaaaacaaaccatCCTAGAAAAGACAGCTCCTGTACCATCAG TTGCCATGGTTAAGAATGTCAAAGTTGCGACCGTggctaaagaaataaaacaaaaagccagAGTAGAAGAAACGAGGCCGGTGGTGAAGTTAGTTGAAATTAAACCTCAACCGCGAGAGATGGATGATGActggtttgtgtttttaaatgcgGTAAAAGTACCAG CGGCCGAGCCTATCCGAAAGTATCCTACCGTAGCTCCATCTGAAGCTTTTACAGTTAAAGAAAATAAGTCGCTACCGAGATTTACTGTGGTGGAGCAGAAGTGGATGAAAGAGCAACCACTTCAAACAGGGAGAAAGATGGATGATGATTGGTTTACTCTTCTAGAGGTGGCTCCTAAAAAAACAG TCCCCGAACGGCTCAGATACCCGGCAGCAGTTCCAGGGAAGAGAACTTCAGAGAGCAAAACAAGAATTTCTATTGTTGAGCGACCCCAGTTTGAGAAACAGATCCGGCAAGAAAGACGGCCTCTCAAATATACTCATGTCCATGATGATTGGTTTGTTCTACTTGACGTTAGCCGTCGAAAGCCAG tgcCGACCACACAGAGAAGCACCCGTCCCGTCAGCGCTCCAGTCTTCTCCCAAGCTGCTCTGGCCGAGGCCGGAATTCCAATGGCACCCTTTGACCAGCCGCAGACCTCCACTCCGATCAGGACTGCAATCAAAGAGGAGAGGAAGCTCGAGGTCACTTTAGAAGTTGTCGAACCATCAAAAATCGAGGACAAG TCAGCAGTATGGACTGACCAGAGAAATGACTCCTCACTGACACTTTCCATCAATGGGGACATTCAG TCTGAGGTGACGAGCGGAGAATTGGTGCAATTGCGAAAG aGAAGAGATAAGAAAATTGAGGGTGGCTCAATTTATATGAGACATAGCCTTTTAATGTTGGAG GAGTTCGACAAGCCTCAGGAGGACCTGCTCAGGCATCACGCCAGTATCAGCGAGCTGAAGAGGAACTTCATGGAATCTCTGCCGGAATCCAGGCCGAGCGAATGGGAGAAGCGTCTGTCCACGCACTCGCCGTTGCGTACTCTGGGTGTCAACGGTCAGCCCGGTGCAGATGGG
- the LOC119136272 gene encoding vicilin-like seed storage protein At2g18540, translating into MTTEASAVSEADTEGKQKASAAEPEPENKQSPEAAASEPEGEQSSKKGQAAEPAASADAASSPEEEQLKPRTRTSAGKGLSRLFSSFLKRRSQCSEGEGFEAEKASEEKQDKEEQAGKAEEEKEEEKVKAEEKNAVLEEEPDSKEVKRSEEKPQKEEKKTEPEKLEKKGSKKKKKESKKKTEERDAEKVKTAEEKKEEEQDEKKEEERIEEPKEEAKVEDAVEIEEEKLETKEVKRTEDKCTETEPEKEEEKVDKKGAKKKEKEEKVKKREEEKAKKKAEEEEKAKKREEEKEKKREEEKAKEAEKAKKKEEERAKKKEE; encoded by the coding sequence ATGACAACAGAAGCCAGTGCCGTGAGCGAGGCGGACACTGAAGGCAAGCAGAAGGCTAGCGCCGCTGAACCCGAACCTGAGAACAAGCAGAGTCCAGAAGCAGCGGCATCAGAGCCGGAGGGCGAGCAGTCCAGCAAGAAGGGACAGGCCGCTGAGCCCGCCGCCTCCGCCGATGCGGCTTCCTCCCCTGAAGAGGAGCAGCTGAAACCTCGCACCAGAACTTCTGCCGGCAAAGGCCTCTCTcgtctcttttcctctttccttaAGCGCCGCTCGCAGTGCTCAGAAGGAGAAGGCTTTGAGGCAGAGAAAGCCAGCGAGGAAAAGCAAGACAAAGAAGAACAGGCTGGGAAAGCGgaggaagagaaagaagaagaaaaagtgaaaGCTGAGGAGAAGAATGCTGTCCTAGAGGAGGAACCCGATTCGAAAGAGGTCAAACGGAGCGAAGAGAAACCGcaaaaggaggaaaagaagACTGAGCCGGAGAAACTTGAGAAGAAAGGtagcaagaagaaaaagaaagaaagcaagaagAAAACTGAGGAGAGGGATGCGGAGAAAGTGAAAACCGCAGAGGAGAAAAAGGAAGAGGAGCAGGACgagaagaaagaggaggagaggatAGAGGAGCCCAAAGAAGAGGCAAAGGTAGAGGACGCTGTGgaaatagaagaagaaaaattggAAACAAAAGAAGTTAAGAGGACCGAAGATAAATGCACTGAAACGGAGCccgaaaaggaggaggaaaaagttGATAAAAAGGgagcaaagaaaaaggagaaagaggagaaggtgaagaaaagggaagaagaaaaagcgaagaaaaaagcagaggaagaagaaaaggcaaagaagagggaggaggagaaggagaaaaagagagaggaggagaaggcaaAGGAGGCAGAAAAAgccaagaagaaggaggaggaaagggccaaaaagaaggaggag